In Ignavibacteriales bacterium, a single window of DNA contains:
- a CDS encoding efflux RND transporter periplasmic adaptor subunit — MMNLKRIKLMIIFPLLILLTACGKDENKNNNQAVQPVDVQIETVKPAKFTVSIQVSGSVKAYEDANLSPEEGGVIKEWKAKKGQHVKRGDVIAILNDDMIKAGYDAAEAQYKMADLNLEKQKEVYAQQGISELQFKNIQFTRDAAKANADLMRARWERTQIRSPFDGVVDNTFGNEGEFAPPGVPITRVVNMSQLKVQTEVPEIDAGSITVGSDAIISFDAIPDLTLKGKVSFIGSTLSPANRTLMVEVTLVSNHSKLKSDMMAKVKLPRETKSNALLVSENIIQLVDRDRAIVYVEKEGKAEERRLKLGARQGNKIDVLDGLKTGDHLIIAGYQKCINGTPVVVTR, encoded by the coding sequence TAATGATCATCTTTCCTCTGCTTATTTTATTGACGGCATGCGGTAAAGATGAAAATAAAAATAACAATCAAGCTGTTCAACCTGTTGATGTGCAGATTGAAACTGTGAAGCCGGCTAAGTTCACGGTCTCCATTCAGGTTTCGGGATCTGTTAAAGCATATGAAGATGCCAATTTGAGCCCTGAAGAAGGAGGCGTAATCAAAGAATGGAAAGCGAAGAAAGGTCAGCATGTAAAACGCGGTGATGTAATCGCGATTCTGAACGACGATATGATTAAAGCAGGGTACGATGCCGCGGAAGCTCAATACAAAATGGCTGACCTAAATCTTGAAAAACAAAAAGAGGTATATGCGCAGCAGGGAATAAGCGAGCTTCAATTTAAAAATATCCAATTCACGCGCGATGCCGCAAAAGCTAACGCCGATCTGATGAGAGCCAGATGGGAACGCACACAAATCCGCAGTCCGTTCGATGGTGTAGTGGATAATACGTTTGGGAATGAAGGAGAGTTCGCGCCACCCGGTGTCCCGATTACAAGAGTAGTCAATATGTCGCAATTGAAGGTGCAAACAGAAGTACCTGAAATTGATGCGGGATCAATTACGGTCGGGTCAGATGCGATAATTTCTTTTGACGCGATACCTGATCTTACATTGAAGGGGAAAGTGTCGTTCATAGGATCAACATTATCCCCTGCAAACAGAACATTAATGGTAGAGGTTACGCTGGTAAGTAATCATTCCAAACTGAAATCCGACATGATGGCGAAAGTGAAATTACCGAGAGAAACGAAATCGAACGCTTTACTCGTAAGCGAAAATATTATTCAGCTTGTAGATCGTGACCGCGCGATAGTTTATGTTGAAAAAGAGGGTAAAGCAGAAGAACGAAGATTGAAGTTGGGGGCTCGGCAGGGTAACAAGATAGATGTATTGGATGGATTAAAAACCGGAGATCACTTAATTATTGCCGGATATCAGAAGTGCATTAACGGAACACCCGTTGTTGTTACCCGCTGA